A portion of the uncultured Draconibacterium sp. genome contains these proteins:
- the dusB gene encoding tRNA dihydrouridine synthase DusB yields MMKIGNIELEGIPLFLAPMEDVTYKSFRMMCKKFGADVMYTEFVSSEALVRDVEKTKQKMHLFDFDRPVAIQIYGHNIDSMVRAAQVAEEFEPDFIDINYGCPMKKIVRHGAGSAMLKDIDKMQKMTAEIVKAVKTPVTAKTRLGWSAGNLPIVDVAERLQDAGIEALAIHGRTREQLYTGEADWTLIGEVKNNPKIHIPIIGNGDINSGKKAKQLLDETGVDALMIGRGAIGRPWLFREVKHYLQTGEELPQPTVNDVVETLKEQLRLNLEWRDNERSGILMMRRHFAKYFPGLPNFRDLKIQLLRAETNDEVHSILEKIIGQYGTFQLDFSTASLK; encoded by the coding sequence ATGATGAAGATTGGCAATATAGAGTTGGAGGGAATTCCTCTTTTTTTGGCACCGATGGAAGATGTCACCTACAAGTCGTTTAGGATGATGTGCAAAAAATTTGGTGCCGATGTGATGTACACCGAGTTTGTATCGTCGGAGGCACTGGTACGCGATGTAGAAAAAACCAAACAAAAAATGCATTTGTTTGATTTCGATCGCCCGGTAGCGATTCAGATTTATGGACACAACATTGATTCGATGGTGCGGGCAGCCCAGGTCGCTGAAGAGTTTGAACCCGATTTTATCGACATCAATTACGGTTGCCCAATGAAAAAAATTGTGCGACATGGTGCCGGATCGGCAATGCTAAAAGACATTGATAAGATGCAAAAGATGACGGCCGAAATTGTAAAAGCGGTAAAAACACCGGTTACCGCAAAAACACGTTTGGGTTGGTCGGCCGGGAATTTACCAATTGTTGATGTTGCCGAACGACTGCAGGACGCAGGAATTGAGGCACTCGCCATTCACGGACGCACGCGCGAACAATTGTATACCGGCGAAGCCGACTGGACATTGATAGGAGAAGTAAAAAATAATCCGAAAATACATATACCAATTATTGGTAACGGCGATATTAACAGCGGAAAGAAAGCCAAACAGCTGCTTGATGAAACGGGCGTAGATGCCTTAATGATTGGTCGCGGCGCCATTGGCCGGCCATGGTTATTCCGCGAGGTGAAACATTATTTGCAAACCGGGGAAGAACTTCCACAACCAACGGTTAACGATGTAGTGGAAACATTAAAAGAGCAACTTCGTTTAAATTTAGAATGGCGCGATAACGAACGATCCGGAATTTTGATGATGCGCCGCCACTTTGCCAAATATTTCCCGGGATTACCGAATTTCAGGGATCTAAAAATTCAGTTGCTGCGTGCTGAAACAAATGACGAGGTACATTCAATACTTGAAAAGATAATCGGACAATACGGCACTTTTCAGCTCGATTTTTCAACGGCTAGCTTAAAATAG
- a CDS encoding amidohydrolase family protein has protein sequence MRKIAATYVFPGTGSPLKNGILVCSDEGTIIDILDRSDSFCEEAGVEFYSGILVPGFVNAHCHLELSHLQNKIEKHIGFSSFLREINLLRNEPGNKEKAMQVADRKMWAAGIAAIADVSNSDISLAIKQKSKNYFHTFVEVFGFHPSRAERAFSKAEEVLDSFEKANLSASIVPHSPYSVSHELFGKVLKEAEKNGNVFSIHNQESKAETEFFLSDESDISKHFINNLNLDTTHWKPTGKSSLQSVLHYLPKENQLLLVHNTHTQKQDIEALKKYRKLQNTFFVLCPNSNLHIGNELPPVNLFREERLRICLGTDSLASNSELSILQEMLTIQQNFPDISLEELLDWSTVNGAKALNINDTFGSFEKGKNPGVNLISGIDFKIMKLTPNSKVKRLI, from the coding sequence GTGAGAAAAATCGCCGCCACATACGTCTTCCCCGGAACTGGTTCGCCACTAAAAAACGGAATTTTAGTTTGCAGCGATGAAGGGACAATCATCGACATCCTTGATCGGAGCGATTCATTTTGCGAAGAAGCCGGAGTGGAGTTTTACAGTGGCATCCTGGTCCCCGGATTTGTAAACGCCCATTGCCATTTAGAACTGTCTCATTTACAAAACAAAATTGAAAAGCATATAGGTTTTAGCAGCTTCCTTAGAGAAATTAACTTGTTAAGGAACGAACCGGGTAACAAAGAAAAGGCGATGCAAGTAGCCGACCGCAAGATGTGGGCAGCAGGAATTGCTGCTATTGCCGATGTTTCCAATTCTGACATTTCGCTGGCTATAAAACAAAAAAGCAAGAACTATTTCCATACTTTTGTTGAGGTTTTTGGGTTTCATCCGTCGCGGGCTGAGCGGGCTTTTTCAAAAGCAGAAGAAGTACTTGATTCGTTTGAAAAAGCAAATCTTTCTGCTTCGATCGTTCCTCATTCGCCTTATTCTGTTTCGCATGAATTGTTCGGAAAAGTTCTGAAAGAAGCTGAGAAAAACGGCAATGTATTTTCCATTCATAACCAGGAGAGTAAAGCTGAAACGGAATTCTTTTTATCGGATGAAAGTGACATCTCAAAGCATTTCATCAACAACCTCAATCTTGACACCACACACTGGAAACCAACAGGTAAATCATCGCTTCAATCCGTGCTTCATTACTTACCAAAAGAAAATCAGCTTTTACTGGTACATAATACCCACACCCAAAAACAAGATATTGAGGCATTGAAAAAATACAGGAAGCTTCAAAACACGTTTTTTGTTTTGTGTCCTAACTCCAATCTCCACATCGGAAATGAGCTGCCACCGGTGAATCTATTTCGCGAAGAAAGGCTGCGAATTTGCTTGGGAACCGACAGTCTGGCATCAAACTCCGAACTTTCGATTTTGCAGGAAATGCTAACCATACAACAAAATTTTCCGGATATTTCTTTGGAGGAACTGCTTGACTGGTCTACTGTAAACGGTGCAAAAGCGTTAAATATTAATGACACTTTTGGCTCGTTCGAAAAAGGCAAAAACCCCGGTGTAAATCTCATTTCGGGTATCGATTTCAAAATCATGAAACTTACGCCAAACTCAAAAGTTAAACGGCTGATTTAA
- a CDS encoding DUF4296 domain-containing protein: protein MKKAFLILFTLALAITACENEIIPKPEHLIKEKKMIDMLVDVHLADAAFNHFRYDSIMLNNRTENFYYSVLDKYEVPDSVFERSLIYYESFPKDFEKMYRKVMSRLSELEQERSGRKDELLQFEEEE from the coding sequence ATGAAAAAGGCCTTTTTAATATTATTTACTCTCGCACTGGCAATCACTGCCTGCGAAAACGAGATTATACCCAAACCCGAGCATCTGATTAAAGAGAAAAAGATGATTGACATGCTGGTTGACGTGCATCTGGCAGATGCTGCTTTTAACCATTTCAGATACGACTCGATAATGTTAAACAACCGGACAGAAAATTTCTATTATTCTGTTTTGGACAAATACGAAGTGCCGGATTCAGTGTTTGAACGATCGCTGATTTATTATGAGAGTTTTCCTAAAGACTTCGAAAAAATGTACCGAAAAGTGATGAGCCGTCTGAGTGAATTGGAGCAGGAGCGATCGGGACGAAAAGATGAATTGCTGCAATTTGAAGAAGAGGAATAA